In a genomic window of Styela clava chromosome 7, kaStyClav1.hap1.2, whole genome shotgun sequence:
- the LOC120328415 gene encoding uncharacterized protein LOC120328415 isoform X1 → MANYQPVPSESGNMLSNNINQSYGGTDSAPTGGPSSKRLQQTQAQVDEVVDIMRTNVDKVLERDQKLSELDDRADALQQGASQFETQAAKLKRKYWWKNCKMIIMLSVVIIIIIAIIVNVGHFDCCYFSDTYYYHSFCSDQPIINVFMYKMEPTPTTMLSFFLVKN, encoded by the exons TGGAAACATGTTATCAAACAATATTAACCA GTCGTATGGAGGTACTGACTCCGCTCCAACAGGGGGACCATCAAGCAAAAGGCTGCAACAGACTCAAGCACAAGTTGATGAG GTGGTAGATATTATGAGGACAAATGTTGACAAAGTTTTGGAGAGAGATCAAAAATTATCTGAATTAGATGACAGAGCAGATGCATTACAACAAGGAGCTTCACAATTTGAGACACAAGCTGCAAAACTCAAGAGAAAATATTGGTGGAAGAACTGCAAG ATGATTATCATGCTCTCAGTTGTTATCATAATTATTATCGCGATTATCGTTA ATGTGGGCCATTTTGATTGTTGTTATTTTAGCGATACTTATTATTATCATAG TTTCTGTAGTGACCAGCCAATAATCAACGTTTTCATGTATAAGATGGAACCAACACCAACAACAATGTTGTCTTTCTTTCTTGTTAAGAACTAA
- the LOC120328415 gene encoding vesicle-associated membrane protein 3-like isoform X3, giving the protein MSYGGTDSAPTGGPSSKRLQQTQAQVDEVVDIMRTNVDKVLERDQKLSELDDRADALQQGASQFETQAAKLKRKYWWKNCKMIIMLSVVIIIIIAIIVNVGHFDCCYFSDTYYYHSFCSDQPIINVFMYKMEPTPTTMLSFFLVKN; this is encoded by the exons GTCGTATGGAGGTACTGACTCCGCTCCAACAGGGGGACCATCAAGCAAAAGGCTGCAACAGACTCAAGCACAAGTTGATGAG GTGGTAGATATTATGAGGACAAATGTTGACAAAGTTTTGGAGAGAGATCAAAAATTATCTGAATTAGATGACAGAGCAGATGCATTACAACAAGGAGCTTCACAATTTGAGACACAAGCTGCAAAACTCAAGAGAAAATATTGGTGGAAGAACTGCAAG ATGATTATCATGCTCTCAGTTGTTATCATAATTATTATCGCGATTATCGTTA ATGTGGGCCATTTTGATTGTTGTTATTTTAGCGATACTTATTATTATCATAG TTTCTGTAGTGACCAGCCAATAATCAACGTTTTCATGTATAAGATGGAACCAACACCAACAACAATGTTGTCTTTCTTTCTTGTTAAGAACTAA
- the LOC120328415 gene encoding synaptobrevin-like isoform X2, translating into MANYQPVPSERSYGGTDSAPTGGPSSKRLQQTQAQVDEVVDIMRTNVDKVLERDQKLSELDDRADALQQGASQFETQAAKLKRKYWWKNCKMIIMLSVVIIIIIAIIVNVGHFDCCYFSDTYYYHSFCSDQPIINVFMYKMEPTPTTMLSFFLVKN; encoded by the exons GTCGTATGGAGGTACTGACTCCGCTCCAACAGGGGGACCATCAAGCAAAAGGCTGCAACAGACTCAAGCACAAGTTGATGAG GTGGTAGATATTATGAGGACAAATGTTGACAAAGTTTTGGAGAGAGATCAAAAATTATCTGAATTAGATGACAGAGCAGATGCATTACAACAAGGAGCTTCACAATTTGAGACACAAGCTGCAAAACTCAAGAGAAAATATTGGTGGAAGAACTGCAAG ATGATTATCATGCTCTCAGTTGTTATCATAATTATTATCGCGATTATCGTTA ATGTGGGCCATTTTGATTGTTGTTATTTTAGCGATACTTATTATTATCATAG TTTCTGTAGTGACCAGCCAATAATCAACGTTTTCATGTATAAGATGGAACCAACACCAACAACAATGTTGTCTTTCTTTCTTGTTAAGAACTAA
- the LOC120328415 gene encoding vesicle-associated membrane protein 3-like isoform X5, whose product MANYQPVPSESGNMLSNNINQSYGGTDSAPTGGPSSKRLQQTQAQVDEVVDIMRTNVDKVLERDQKLSELDDRADALQQGASQFETQAAKLKRKYWWKNCKMIIMLSVVIIIIIAIIVISVVTSQ is encoded by the exons TGGAAACATGTTATCAAACAATATTAACCA GTCGTATGGAGGTACTGACTCCGCTCCAACAGGGGGACCATCAAGCAAAAGGCTGCAACAGACTCAAGCACAAGTTGATGAG GTGGTAGATATTATGAGGACAAATGTTGACAAAGTTTTGGAGAGAGATCAAAAATTATCTGAATTAGATGACAGAGCAGATGCATTACAACAAGGAGCTTCACAATTTGAGACACAAGCTGCAAAACTCAAGAGAAAATATTGGTGGAAGAACTGCAAG ATGATTATCATGCTCTCAGTTGTTATCATAATTATTATCGCGATTATCGTTA TTTCTGTAGTGACCAGCCAATAA
- the LOC120328415 gene encoding vesicle-associated membrane protein 3-like isoform X4, whose protein sequence is MANYQPVPSESGNMLSNNINQSYGGTDSAPTGGPSSKRLQQTQAQVDEVVDIMRTNVDKVLERDQKLSELDDRADALQQGASQFETQAAKLKRKYWWKNCKMWAILIVVILAILIIIIVSVVTSQ, encoded by the exons TGGAAACATGTTATCAAACAATATTAACCA GTCGTATGGAGGTACTGACTCCGCTCCAACAGGGGGACCATCAAGCAAAAGGCTGCAACAGACTCAAGCACAAGTTGATGAG GTGGTAGATATTATGAGGACAAATGTTGACAAAGTTTTGGAGAGAGATCAAAAATTATCTGAATTAGATGACAGAGCAGATGCATTACAACAAGGAGCTTCACAATTTGAGACACAAGCTGCAAAACTCAAGAGAAAATATTGGTGGAAGAACTGCAAG ATGTGGGCCATTTTGATTGTTGTTATTTTAGCGATACTTATTATTATCATAG TTTCTGTAGTGACCAGCCAATAA
- the LOC120328415 gene encoding vesicle-associated membrane protein 2-like isoform X6 — protein sequence MANYQPVPSESGNMLSNNINQSYGGTDSAPTGGPSSKRLQQTQAQVDEVVDIMRTNVDKVLERDQKLSELDDRADALQQGASQFETQAAKLKRKYWWKNCKMIIMLSVVIIIIIAIIVIYFSTK from the exons TGGAAACATGTTATCAAACAATATTAACCA GTCGTATGGAGGTACTGACTCCGCTCCAACAGGGGGACCATCAAGCAAAAGGCTGCAACAGACTCAAGCACAAGTTGATGAG GTGGTAGATATTATGAGGACAAATGTTGACAAAGTTTTGGAGAGAGATCAAAAATTATCTGAATTAGATGACAGAGCAGATGCATTACAACAAGGAGCTTCACAATTTGAGACACAAGCTGCAAAACTCAAGAGAAAATATTGGTGGAAGAACTGCAAG ATGATTATCATGCTCTCAGTTGTTATCATAATTATTATCGCGATTATCGTTA TTTACTTTTCTACCAAATGA